The Geothrix sp. genome window below encodes:
- the rsfS gene encoding ribosome silencing factor has product MTLDSRLATVVDAARSKKAFRIRLLDVKDIASFTDTFAFMSGGSDRQNRAIAEAIEDALKLADGERPISREGEANGNWVLLDFGNLVVHVMDEETRRHYNLEELWNAGRELELPAELHPASDARP; this is encoded by the coding sequence ATGACCCTTGATTCCCGGCTTGCGACCGTCGTCGACGCCGCCCGGTCCAAGAAAGCCTTCCGCATCCGCCTCCTCGATGTGAAGGACATCGCCAGCTTCACCGACACCTTCGCCTTCATGAGCGGCGGCAGCGACCGCCAGAATCGCGCCATCGCCGAGGCCATCGAGGACGCCCTGAAGCTGGCGGATGGAGAGCGCCCCATCTCCCGCGAAGGCGAGGCCAACGGCAACTGGGTGCTGCTCGACTTCGGCAACCTGGTCGTCCATGTCATGGACGAGGAAACCCGCCGCCACTACAACCTCGAGGAACTCTGGAACGCCGGCCGCGAGTTGGAATTGCCCGCCGAGCTCCACCCCGCCTCCGATGCCCGCCCGTAG
- the nadD gene encoding nicotinate (nicotinamide) nucleotide adenylyltransferase — MRVGLLGGAFNPPHEGHLKLARLALNHLELDELRFVPTFVSPHKPDPGGPGGEARLHLLTEALRAFDSRCRVERLELDRGGTSYTVDTLETLAVREPDAAWILVMGSDQLPGLPRWRRPERVFQLASAAVALRPGAPGAIPEVPGLHPAASWSGHPGELVWLPATELDLASTDLRLRLAADPAQDPGGIPPQVMAAIRTENLYR, encoded by the coding sequence GTGCGCGTCGGCCTGCTCGGGGGGGCGTTCAATCCCCCACATGAGGGTCATCTGAAACTTGCCCGGCTCGCGCTGAATCACCTCGAGCTGGATGAGCTGCGCTTCGTGCCCACCTTCGTCAGCCCCCACAAGCCCGACCCCGGCGGTCCCGGCGGCGAGGCCCGCCTGCACCTGTTGACCGAGGCCCTCCGGGCCTTCGACTCGCGCTGTCGGGTGGAGCGCCTCGAGCTGGATCGCGGCGGCACCAGCTACACCGTGGACACCCTCGAGACCCTGGCGGTCCGGGAGCCCGACGCTGCCTGGATCCTCGTCATGGGCAGCGATCAGCTGCCGGGCCTGCCCCGTTGGCGGCGGCCCGAGCGGGTGTTCCAGCTCGCCTCCGCCGCGGTGGCTCTCCGGCCCGGCGCGCCCGGCGCGATCCCCGAAGTCCCCGGCCTGCATCCCGCCGCGTCCTGGTCCGGCCACCCCGGGGAGCTGGTCTGGCTTCCCGCCACCGAATTGGACCTGGCCTCGACCGATCTCCGCCTTCGTCTGGCGGCGGATCCTGCCCAGGATCCGGGGGGCATTCCGCCCCAAGTTATGGCTGCCATCCGCACCGAAAACCTGTATCGTTAG
- the obgE gene encoding GTPase ObgE: MFLDHIQLRVAAGHGGSGAMSFRREKFAPEGGPDGGDGGKGGSVFLRANRALNTLNPYRNKREFTAERGRQGEGCMRHGKDGLDVLLEVPLGTLVKDGDTGEVLAELLEHGQDVCVARGGRGGLGNTNFKSSTNRTPRHHQPGEDGEERTLDLELKLIADVGLVGFPNAGKSTLVSRLSAARPKIADYPFTTLEPQLGVVSLDRFGGDLLDSWVIADIPGLIEGAADGAGLGIQFLRHVERTRMLLHLVDLSDPITEPAEAIRVIDGEVQAFSPVLAAKPRWLVGTKLDALQDEDRRKAFEALCAERGQKPVFISGVTGEGLRELAFAVDAALKELKELKEEAR; encoded by the coding sequence ATGTTCCTTGACCACATCCAGCTCCGCGTCGCCGCCGGCCACGGCGGTTCCGGCGCCATGAGCTTCCGTCGCGAGAAGTTCGCCCCCGAGGGCGGTCCCGATGGCGGGGATGGCGGCAAGGGCGGCTCGGTGTTCCTGCGCGCCAACCGGGCCCTGAACACCCTCAACCCCTACCGCAACAAGCGCGAGTTCACCGCCGAGCGCGGCCGCCAGGGCGAAGGCTGCATGCGCCACGGCAAGGACGGACTGGATGTCCTCTTGGAGGTGCCCCTCGGCACCCTCGTGAAGGACGGCGACACCGGCGAGGTGCTGGCAGAGCTGCTCGAGCACGGCCAGGATGTCTGCGTGGCCCGCGGTGGCCGCGGCGGCCTGGGCAACACGAACTTCAAGAGCTCCACCAACCGCACTCCCCGCCATCATCAGCCCGGCGAGGACGGCGAGGAACGCACCCTCGACCTGGAGCTCAAGCTCATCGCGGATGTGGGCCTGGTGGGCTTCCCCAACGCGGGCAAGAGCACCCTGGTGAGCCGCCTCAGCGCGGCCCGGCCCAAGATCGCCGACTATCCCTTCACCACCCTGGAGCCCCAGCTCGGCGTTGTGAGCCTCGACCGCTTCGGGGGGGACCTCCTCGACAGCTGGGTCATCGCCGACATCCCCGGCCTCATCGAAGGCGCCGCGGACGGTGCGGGCCTGGGCATCCAGTTCCTGCGCCATGTGGAGCGCACCCGCATGCTGCTGCACCTCGTGGACCTGTCGGATCCCATCACGGAACCCGCCGAAGCCATCCGCGTGATCGACGGCGAGGTGCAGGCCTTCAGCCCCGTGCTGGCCGCCAAGCCTCGCTGGCTGGTGGGCACCAAGCTCGACGCCCTGCAGGACGAGGACCGGCGGAAGGCCTTCGAGGCCCTCTGCGCCGAGCGGGGCCAGAAGCCCGTCTTCATCTCGGGCGTCACCGGCGAGGGTCTGCGTGAGCTCGCCTTCGCGGTGGACGCCGCCCTCAAGGAACTCAAAGAGCTCAAGGAAGAGGCCCGGTAG
- the rpmA gene encoding 50S ribosomal protein L27 — MAHKKGVGSSRNGRDSHSQRLGVKEFGGEVVPGGSILVRQRGTKFKAGINVGMGKDHTLFALIDGKVRFQDKGQSGRFIHIDPIEG; from the coding sequence ATGGCTCATAAAAAAGGCGTCGGTTCCAGCCGCAACGGTCGTGATTCCCATTCCCAGCGCCTCGGCGTGAAGGAGTTCGGCGGCGAAGTCGTCCCCGGCGGCTCCATCCTCGTCCGTCAGCGCGGCACCAAGTTCAAGGCCGGCATCAATGTCGGCATGGGCAAGGACCACACCCTGTTCGCCCTCATCGACGGCAAGGTGCGCTTCCAGGACAAGGGCCAGAGCGGCCGCTTCATCCACATCGACCCCATCGAGGGCTGA
- the rplU gene encoding 50S ribosomal protein L21, which yields MFAIIKTGGKQYRVAEGDILRVELLEKDPKQAVTFEEVLLIDNDGDLKVGKPTVAGAKVEAEVITHDRAKKVIIFKKKKTTTYQRTQGHRQGYTEVRIKSIKA from the coding sequence ATGTTCGCAATCATCAAGACCGGCGGGAAGCAGTACCGCGTCGCCGAGGGCGATATCCTCCGCGTGGAGCTGCTCGAAAAGGATCCCAAGCAGGCCGTGACCTTTGAGGAAGTCCTCCTCATCGACAACGACGGCGACCTGAAGGTGGGCAAGCCCACCGTGGCGGGCGCCAAGGTCGAGGCCGAGGTCATCACCCATGATCGCGCCAAGAAGGTGATCATCTTCAAGAAGAAGAAGACCACCACCTACCAGCGCACCCAGGGCCACCGCCAGGGCTACACGGAAGTTCGGATCAAGAGCATTAAGGCCTAG
- a CDS encoding menaquinone biosynthesis decarboxylase, whose translation MGRDFQTFLKQLEAAGELSRVASEVDPFLEMGAIADRVSKEPGGGRALIFDRPKGKAMPVAMNAFGSLKRMEMALGVDREPRGLDAIADRIEKLVQEAMPKPGTGFFEKLAKLPVLAEVSNWMPKTVRKGICQEIVLKGDQVKLTDLPVLTTWPEDGGPFITLGMSHTRNKQTGHRNTGLYRLQVFDDRTLGFHTQLHHDGARNRHGYSKDERMPVAVSFGGDPALTYAATAPLPPFLSEVMFAGFLRGEGIEMVPCVTNDLEVPADSEIVIEGFVNPGELRREGPFGDHTGYYSLADDYPVLHVEAITMRKNPVFPATIVGRPPQEDAYLGLATERIFLPLLRMVLPEIRDMHLPAAGAFHNLVILSIKKEYPGHAQKVMNAIWGTGQIMFTKGIVVVDEDIDPHDLNEVLFRLTSNVDPKRDMLFTEGPLDVLDHSADRFAFGSKVGIDATRKNRPWDGFTREWPRDLVFPDEILDRIGKRWKEYGL comes from the coding sequence ATGGGCCGTGATTTCCAGACCTTCCTGAAGCAGCTCGAGGCCGCCGGCGAGCTGAGCCGCGTGGCTTCCGAAGTCGATCCATTCCTGGAGATGGGCGCCATCGCCGACCGGGTTTCCAAGGAACCCGGGGGGGGCAGGGCTCTGATCTTCGATCGACCCAAGGGCAAGGCCATGCCCGTGGCCATGAACGCCTTCGGGAGCCTGAAGCGCATGGAGATGGCCCTGGGCGTGGACCGGGAGCCCCGTGGCCTCGATGCCATCGCCGACCGCATCGAGAAGCTGGTGCAGGAGGCCATGCCCAAGCCCGGCACGGGGTTCTTCGAGAAGCTGGCCAAGCTGCCGGTGCTGGCCGAGGTCTCCAACTGGATGCCCAAGACCGTGCGGAAGGGGATCTGCCAGGAGATCGTGCTGAAGGGTGATCAGGTGAAACTCACCGATCTGCCCGTGCTCACCACCTGGCCCGAGGATGGCGGCCCCTTCATCACGCTGGGCATGAGCCACACCCGGAACAAGCAGACGGGCCACCGCAACACGGGCCTCTACCGCCTGCAGGTCTTTGATGACCGCACGCTGGGCTTCCACACTCAGCTGCACCACGATGGCGCGAGGAACCGCCACGGCTATTCGAAGGACGAGCGCATGCCCGTGGCCGTGAGCTTCGGCGGGGATCCGGCCCTCACCTACGCGGCCACGGCGCCCCTGCCGCCCTTCCTCAGCGAGGTGATGTTCGCTGGCTTCCTGCGGGGCGAGGGCATCGAGATGGTGCCCTGCGTGACGAACGACCTGGAGGTGCCCGCCGATTCCGAGATCGTCATCGAGGGCTTCGTGAATCCCGGCGAGCTGCGCCGGGAGGGCCCCTTCGGCGACCACACGGGCTATTACTCCCTGGCCGACGACTACCCCGTGCTGCATGTGGAAGCCATCACGATGCGGAAGAACCCGGTCTTCCCCGCCACCATCGTGGGCCGCCCGCCCCAAGAGGATGCCTACCTGGGCCTGGCCACGGAGCGCATCTTCCTGCCCCTGCTCCGCATGGTGCTGCCGGAGATCCGGGACATGCACCTGCCCGCCGCTGGCGCCTTCCACAACCTGGTGATTCTCTCCATCAAGAAGGAATACCCCGGCCACGCGCAGAAGGTCATGAACGCCATCTGGGGCACGGGCCAGATCATGTTCACCAAGGGCATCGTGGTGGTGGACGAGGACATCGATCCCCATGACCTGAACGAGGTGCTCTTCCGCCTCACCAGCAATGTGGATCCCAAGCGCGACATGCTCTTCACCGAAGGGCCCCTGGATGTCCTGGATCACTCCGCCGACCGCTTCGCCTTCGGCTCCAAGGTGGGCATCGACGCCACCCGCAAGAACCGCCCCTGGGACGGCTTCACCCGCGAGTGGCCGCGGGATCTGGTGTTCCCCGACGAGATCCTGGACCGCATCGGCAAGCGATGGAAGGAATACGGGCTCTGA
- a CDS encoding outer membrane beta-barrel protein, translated as MLTLPRLTLATLAAAALSLGAEAPRYGVQGLVNLPLGDLKDFVDNKPGPGIGVHGTFDLGDGHMVRPRLDYSIYPEATFGSVKQTASNLSLGGDYLYFVAGKPEGLYLTGGLAVVRWSFESKLGPLKETSDTTKFGLAAGVGYQWNATVGTEARFLHSRIAKGFQANALQAGVTVRF; from the coding sequence ATGCTGACCCTGCCCCGTCTGACCCTGGCCACGCTGGCCGCTGCCGCCCTGTCCCTCGGGGCCGAGGCCCCGCGCTACGGCGTGCAGGGCCTGGTGAACCTCCCCCTGGGCGACCTGAAGGACTTCGTCGACAACAAGCCGGGCCCCGGCATCGGCGTCCACGGCACCTTCGATCTGGGCGATGGCCACATGGTGCGGCCCCGGCTGGACTACAGCATCTACCCCGAGGCCACCTTCGGCTCCGTGAAGCAGACCGCCTCCAACCTGAGCCTGGGCGGCGACTATCTCTACTTCGTCGCCGGCAAGCCGGAGGGGCTCTACCTTACGGGCGGCCTCGCGGTCGTTCGCTGGTCCTTTGAATCCAAGCTCGGCCCCCTCAAGGAGACCAGCGACACCACCAAGTTCGGGCTGGCCGCCGGGGTGGGCTACCAGTGGAATGCCACTGTGGGTACCGAGGCCCGCTTCCTCCATTCCCGCATCGCCAAGGGCTTCCAGGCCAACGCCCTGCAGGCGGGCGTGACCGTCCGGTTTTAA
- the rplS gene encoding 50S ribosomal protein L19, with translation MSHIIDQLEASLLRSDLPRIAPGDTVKVHVKVKEGEKERIQLFQGIVIGIKGGGMRTSFTVRKVASGVGVERIFPLNSPTIDKLEVVRHGKVRRAKLYFLREKLGKAGRLKERRADSAQ, from the coding sequence ATGAGCCACATCATCGATCAACTCGAAGCCAGCCTGCTTCGCAGCGACCTTCCCCGCATCGCCCCCGGCGACACCGTCAAGGTGCATGTCAAGGTGAAGGAAGGTGAGAAGGAGCGCATCCAGCTCTTCCAGGGCATCGTCATCGGCATCAAGGGCGGCGGCATGCGCACCTCCTTCACCGTCCGCAAGGTCGCGAGCGGCGTGGGCGTGGAGCGCATCTTCCCCCTGAACAGCCCCACCATCGACAAGCTGGAAGTCGTGCGCCACGGCAAGGTCCGCCGCGCCAAGCTCTACTTCCTGCGCGAGAAGCTCGGCAAGGCCGGTCGCCTCAAGGAGCGCCGCGCGGACAGCGCCCAGTAA
- the trmD gene encoding tRNA (guanosine(37)-N1)-methyltransferase TrmD → MRVDALTLFPEFFEAARLGITGRAFRELGHGLHTHSYRPFAGNPFGHVDDTPFGGGPGMVLRPEVLRDTLASVPREGAGRIIHFSPAAPPLTHAKVLELARLDQLILVCTRYEGLDQRAVEALVDEELSIGEAVLSGGELPALFLIDAVCRWLPGVLGNGASAEEDSFATGLLDHPHFTRPATFEGAEVPAVLQGGDHGAIRLWRLREAMVRTKRLRPDLWTLYLRDRLRDLDRPAQWCAWQVEHPEDWERPKPKGWKGYRLE, encoded by the coding sequence ATGCGCGTCGATGCCCTCACCCTCTTCCCCGAGTTCTTCGAGGCCGCCCGCCTCGGCATCACCGGCCGGGCCTTCCGGGAGCTGGGACATGGACTGCACACCCACAGCTACCGGCCCTTCGCCGGCAACCCCTTCGGCCATGTGGACGACACTCCCTTCGGCGGCGGTCCGGGCATGGTGCTGCGGCCGGAGGTGCTTCGGGACACCCTGGCGTCCGTGCCCCGGGAGGGCGCGGGGCGCATCATCCACTTCAGCCCCGCGGCCCCGCCCCTCACCCACGCGAAGGTGCTGGAGCTGGCCCGGCTCGACCAGCTGATCCTGGTCTGCACCCGGTACGAGGGTCTGGACCAGCGGGCGGTGGAGGCCCTCGTGGACGAGGAGCTCAGCATCGGCGAGGCCGTCCTCAGCGGCGGCGAGCTGCCGGCCCTCTTCCTCATCGATGCCGTCTGCCGCTGGCTGCCGGGCGTGCTGGGGAACGGGGCCTCCGCCGAGGAGGACAGCTTTGCCACCGGCCTGCTGGACCATCCCCACTTCACGCGCCCGGCCACCTTCGAAGGGGCGGAGGTGCCGGCCGTCCTCCAGGGAGGCGATCACGGGGCCATCCGGCTCTGGCGCCTGCGGGAGGCCATGGTCCGGACGAAGCGCCTGCGGCCCGACCTGTGGACCCTCTACCTGAGGGACCGCCTGCGGGATCTGGACCGCCCCGCCCAGTGGTGCGCCTGGCAGGTGGAGCATCCGGAGGACTGGGAGCGACCCAAACCGAAGGGCTGGAAGGGCTATCGCCTTGAATGA
- a CDS encoding exopolysaccharide biosynthesis protein codes for MWLEPAASWYGKAKAGTRNHADFGHAGQVQSAPKPFFETLHALLDAEGEITLGELLDAAGEQTYGLLTLLLSLPSLVPGLNIGLAPVGGIGLIALGSQLAWGTAHPWVPRRVQDQAIHKGRIKNALAKLEAQLDRFRWRGAERRPLNHRWVGACIAWTGFLLAIPVPLPFGNQLPAAILCLLGAALLEERPTWAWIGAAASLGNTVYFASSFGLIARGFLKAFHALVH; via the coding sequence ATGTGGCTGGAGCCTGCGGCCAGCTGGTACGGGAAGGCCAAGGCCGGCACCCGAAACCACGCTGACTTCGGTCATGCTGGACAGGTGCAGTCCGCGCCGAAACCCTTCTTCGAGACCCTCCACGCCCTGCTTGACGCGGAGGGCGAGATCACGCTGGGTGAACTGCTGGATGCCGCGGGCGAGCAGACCTACGGCCTCCTGACGCTGCTGCTCTCCCTGCCGAGCCTGGTCCCGGGCCTGAACATCGGGCTGGCCCCGGTGGGTGGCATCGGCCTCATCGCCCTGGGCTCCCAGCTGGCCTGGGGGACCGCCCATCCCTGGGTGCCCCGCCGGGTGCAGGACCAGGCCATCCACAAGGGCCGCATCAAGAACGCCCTCGCCAAGCTCGAGGCGCAGCTGGACCGCTTCCGCTGGCGCGGCGCCGAACGGCGCCCCCTCAACCACCGCTGGGTGGGCGCCTGCATCGCCTGGACCGGCTTCCTGCTGGCCATCCCCGTGCCCCTGCCCTTCGGCAACCAGCTTCCCGCGGCCATCCTCTGCCTCCTGGGCGCCGCCCTCCTGGAGGAACGACCCACCTGGGCCTGGATCGGCGCGGCGGCCTCCCTCGGCAACACGGTCTACTTCGCCTCCAGCTTCGGCCTCATCGCCCGGGGCTTCCTGAAGGCCTTCCACGCCCTGGTGCATTGA